The genomic segment GTCACCACTATTATTGGATCGGCGCGCCGGGCTATTGGCAGTGGATCGGCTCGCTGTTCTCGACGCTCGAAGTCGCGCCGTTCTTCACCATGGTGGTGTTCACCGTGCAGATGACCTGGAAGGCCGGCCGCAAGCACGAGAACCGCGCTGCGCTGTTGTGGTCGGTCGGATGCTCGGTGATGGCGTTCTTCGGCGCCGGCGTGTGGGGCTTCCTGCATACCCTGTCCTCGGTGAACTACTACACCCACGGCACCCAGGTCACCGCGGCGCACGGCCATCTCGCTTTCTTCGGCGCCTATGTGATGCTGAACCTGGCGATGATGACCTATGCGATCCCACAGCTCTGCGGCCGCGCGCCGTACAATCAGGCGCTGTCGATCGCCAGCTTCTGGCTGATGTGCACGGCGATGAGCGTGATGACCTTTGCGCTGACCTTCGCCGGTATCATCCAGGTGCATCTGCAGCGCGTGCTCGGCCAGGGTTACATGGAGGTGCAGGATCAGATCGCACTGTTCTATTGGGTGCGGCTCGGCTCCGGCGTCGCCGTGCTGATCTCCGCGCTGATGTTCGTCTGGGCGATCCTCGTCGCCGGACGCACCAAGCAGGCCACGCTGACTGGCGCCCTGCAACCGGCCGAATAGACCCCTGGCGGCCACGGGGATCCGTGGCCGCCTCTTTCGTTCACGGAGATCGCCATGAAGCCCGCTCTGCATGCCATCGATGCAACGTTGCCCGCTCCGCCGACCTACACGCCCGCCGGCAACGAATGTGCACTGTTCGAACACGCCTGGAAGCGGCGGGTGCCGCTGCTGCTGAAGGGGCCGACCGGCTGCGGCAAGACGCGCTTCGTCGCGCATATGGCGGCGAGACTCGGCCTGCCGCTGTTCACCGTGTCCTGCCATGACGATCTGACTGCGGCGGATCTCACCGGTCGCTACCTGCTCAAGGGTGGCGAGACGGTGTGGGTCGATGGTCCGCTGACTCGCGCGGTGCGGGAAGGCGGCATCTGCTATCTCGACGAAGTGGTGGAAGCGCGCAAGGACGTCGCGGTGGTGCTGCATCCGCTGGCCGACGATCGCCGCGTGCTGCCGCTGGAGCGCACCGGCGAGGAACTGCAGGCACCGCCGCACTTCATGCTCGTGGTGTCCTACAACCCTGGCTACCAGAGTCTGCTCAAGGCACTGAAGCCGTCGACCCGTCAGCGCTTCGCCGCCATCGAGTTCGGCTTCCTGGCGCCCGAACAGGAAATCGCCGTGGTGGCCGCCGAGAGCGGCCTGCCGAGTGAACGCGTCGCGCCGCTGGTCGCGCTCGCCGGCCGGCTGCGCAAGCTCAAGGGCCACGACCTCGAAGAAGGCGTGTCGACCCGGCTGCTGGTTTACTGCGCCAGCCTGATCAGCGAAGGCCTCTCGGTACGCGACGCCGTCCTCGCCAGCCTGATCGAGCCGCTGACCGACGATGCCGATGTGAAGGCGGCCCTGATCGAAGTCGCCAGCGCGGTGATGGGGTGACCTGATCTCGACGCGATCATTCCGGGGGGCCGCGCAGCGGCGAACCCGGAATCTCTCTCGATAACAATCTCCGGATTCCGGGTTCGCGAGCTGCGCTCGCGCCCCGGAATGACTCCCTGGGATTTCGCTGGAGCAAACGCCATGCTCGACTTCCTCGAACTCGAAGAAACCGTCGGCCGTGCCTGGCATCGGCTGGTGGGGCGTGCGGCGAGCTATCTGGAGCATCCAGAACACGCGGCGGCGCTGATCGACTGCCGCGCCGCGCTCGGCGTGATGTATCGCGGGTTCGGCGGCGAGACCGCGGTGCAGCTTGCCGGCAGCAGCGCCCGCACCTCGGGGCACCGTCTCGGCTGGCGGCAACGCATCGGGCTCGGCGAGGAGCGGCTGATGCAGCCCGGCCGCGACGACGCCACGTTGTTTCTGCCCGACCGGATCGCGCTGTTCGCCGATGTCGCACTCAATCGCGCACTGTATCGCTGGCTGGCAGCTTGGTTTGCGGTGGCGCCAACCGGCAGCGTGCAGGAGGCCGATCCGCTGCGGCGCGACGTTCTACTGCTGCGCCGTGCGCACGCCACAACCCAGCAGGTGCTCGCGGCCTATCCCGGGCTTCGTGGGGCCTATCACCAGCTTGCGGCCGCAACCGCGGCCGCGCGGCCGAGGCGTGCACTGCCGCGAATGGAGAGCGATCTCGAAACCGCGATCCAGGCCCTGCTCGGCGCGGAAGTCACACCGGATCCCGAGCTGTGGCGGATGATCGTGACCGATGGGGAGATCCTGGTCCGCTCGCCACCGGGCTATCAGCCGTTTCTGCCGTGCCCGTTGTGGGGTGAAGTCTGGACTCGCGATGTCGAGGCTGCGGTCTGCGAGGCCGACGAAATCGACGAGGCGGCGTCAAAGCCATGTTCGGAGCCGCGGCGTAAGGCGGCGAAGCGGAAGGCGGACGACGGGCCAAAACGCGATCCGCTCGCGCTCAACCGGTTCGAGAAGATCCTAGCAATGGCCGAGATGGTCAATGTCGATCGGCCGACCGAGGATGATGACGAACATGCCGACAAGGCAGCCGACGATCTCGACGAGATCACGATCGGCAAATCGACCAAGAAGCCCGCGAGCAAATTCCGGTTCGATCTCGATCTGCCGCCGCAGGCGATCGAGCACAGTCGGCTCACCGCCGGCACGCTGTATCCGGAATGGGACTATAAGCGCGGCGCCTACCTTCCGGATCATTGCCGCGTGCTGGCACAGGAGGCGCCTGAGCAGGGCGAGGCGTGGCAGTGCAGCGAGGCGACCCGGGCCCTGGTCAGACGAGTGCGACGCCAGTTCGAAGCGTTGCGGCCGCGGCACGAGGTGCTGCGGGCGCAAGCTGACGGTCATGATCTCGACCTGGACGCGCTGGTGCGCTCGCGCTGCGAGATCGCCGCCGGCGATGGCGGCTTCGACCGCTTCCACCTGGCAGCCCGGCCACAGGCGCGCGACCTGGCAGTGACGCTGCTGGTCGACGTCTCGCTGTCGACCGATGCCTGGATCGACAACCGCCGCGTGCTGGATGTCGAGAAAGAAGCGCTGACGGTGCTGGCCCACGGCATCGAAGCATGCGGCGATCAGCACAGCATCCTGACCTTCACGTCGCGGCGCCGGGCTTGGGTGCGGGTGGAGACCGTGAAGGGCTTCGGCGAGCGCATGAGTCCGCTGGTCGAACGGAGGATCGTGGCGCTGAAGCCCGGCTACTACACGCGGATCGGCGCGGCGCTGCGCCATGCCAGCGCGGAGCTGGCCAAACAGCCGCAGCGCAAGAAGCTGCTGTTGGTGCTGACCGATGGCAAGCCCAACGACGTCGACCATTACGAGGGCCGGTTCGCGCTCGAGGACAGCCGCAGGGCGGTGCAGGAAGCCCGCCGCAGCGGCATCGCGGTGTTCGGCGTCACCATCGATGTCGATGCGCAGTCGTATTTTCCGACGCTGTTCGGCCGCGCCGGTTATGCCATCGTCGGACATATCGGCCGGCTGCCCGCCGCGCTCCCCGGCATCTACCGCAACCTAATGGGGTGACCGGACTCGCCGCTCACTCCATCTCTTTCATCACCTGCGCATAGGTCAGCAACGCGAACAGCGCGGTGCCGCCGATGACGTTGCCGATCAGCACCGGCGCGACGAATCCGCCGAACACCTGGGCGATACTGACCGAGCCGTCCAGCATCAGCATGAACGCCTCCATGCTTCCGGCGGCGATGTGCATGAAGCCGCCGGCCGAGATCAGCCAGGTCATCACCACGATGATCCAGACCTGACTGCCTTCCGCGCTCGGCAGTAGCCACACCATCGCGGCGATCAGGAAGCCGGCCGAGTGTGCCGAGCGACCAATTCGCCATCACCGGCAACACCACCGTGATGGTGTTTTCGGTGAACAGCCGCTGATGCGCTAGCACTACCATCAGAAAGCCGATCGAGTAACCGAAGCTGGTCACCAGCGGCCGCCAGCCGGTCGGCTCCAGATGCTGCTGCAGCACTGCCTGCGCCAACAGCGAGAAGCTGATCGACAGGCCGGCGGCGAACCCCGACCACCACAGCGACACCACCGGTCGCGCCATTTCCTCTTCGCCGAGGCGTCGGACGATCTCGTAGATCACCGGCGTGCGCGGGCTCGATCGCGACTCGACGTCCTCGACCTCGCGCTCGGTGATTGCCGCGTGACTGTCTTGCGGATCGTCGTTTCGGCCCGACGAGGTGGAGGCGGGGGAATGCTGCGCTGGCGCCATCGACGGTCCCCGGCCGCAGAGTCGCACAAGCAGGATTGCTCGACGCCTTGCAGACCGCAGGTCAAGCGCGACGCGGGACCGAAGTTCCGGCCTATCAGCGTGGACGTTCGCGATCGCTACTGCGGCGGATCGATGATCAGGATGTTGAGATCGCGACCCGGCTTGAAGTTGGTCTTGCGCACTTCGAACCGGGTGGGGCCGGTCTTGACCACGCCGGTCTCGCAGAAGCTGACCAGTGAGTTGGGCTTGCCCTTGTCGATCGTCAGATGGAAATCGCCGATCGGCTTGGCCCAATTGGCGCCGGTGGTTAGGACGTAGGAGACGCGCTGCTCCGGCGGCGGCTGGTTGCCGTTCTTGCGCGTCATCGCTGCGACGGCCGTGACGAACGAGGGCTCGGTGCAGAACTTGTGGACGTAGTTTTTGCGCTGCTCTGCGGTCGTATACTGGCCGGTGATACCGGTCTGGACGCTGCCGCCGACACTTGGTGTGTAGCTGTGCTCGACCACCAGCTCGCGCCCGGCCGCGAAGGTCTGCTCCCAATAGTAGGTTGCCCGCAGCCGCCAGCTCGGCGCCAGATGATGCTCCATCCCCTTGCCGGCGTCGTAATCGTCGGGCCGGATGATCTCGTCCTTGAGCAGTTGCTGCTGCGTCTGCGCCGGCAGCGCTTCCAGCGCGGTCTGGGTCGCCTTCGCGCGCGGTTGCAGCGGCACGCCCAGGGCTTTCAGCCGGGCAGTCACGTCGGTTTTGTCGACCAGCGCCTTTTGTTCGAGCTGAGCTGTGACCTCGCGGCCGTCAACCTTAGTACGGAAGTTCAGGAAATTGTCGGAGTCGTTGTTCGGCACGTCGATGTTGCTGGCGTCGGAAAAGTCGATCTCCGGCATCGGAAACGCCACGGTGACGTGCTGATCGGCGCTGGAGCGATTGAGAAAGCGGTAGCGCACGTCGATCCGCTCCCGCGAGATCGACAAGTCTTCCGACAGCATTTCGATATCGGCGTTGGTGCGGAATTCGAGCCCGCCGGTCGTCAGCGCTGCGGTGGTGTCGTTGGCTCGGGCCGGAAGGCAGCACGTCAGCAGCGCGATCGCCACAGCGGCCGCAGATGCAGCGATGTTTTGATGCACGGTATCCCCCAACGCCGAAGCTCTGCCGCGAACACGCCGCGGCACTTGATCCGATTGTGCAAGAGCACACAACCGGATCATTGGGGCGGGTCAATAATTGGGCTCAGTTCTGTGCCGGCGCCCAGCTCGGGAACGGATCGGGCAGTTGCTGCCACGCATCCGGCGTGAACTGTGCATCTTCACCGACCAGGCACATGTCGAGCTGGCGGCGCAGTGCCGCTTCGTCCATCTCGCCGGTGCCGATGAATACGATTTCCTGGCGACGGTCGCCCCACACCGGATCGAAATACGGCTTCATCGCCTCGTGCCAGTCGACATTGTCCGGCCAGCGCGTCTTCGGCACCGCCGACCACCACAGCCCTCGCTTGGAGGTGCGGACCATCGCGCCGGCCTGCGCGATTTCACCGACATGCTGCGGCCGCGTTGCCAGCCAGAAGAAACCCTTGGCGCGGATCACGCCCGGCCAGCTGCGGTTGCAGAACGACTGGAAGCGGAGCGGATGAAACGGCCGCCGCGCCCGGTACACGAATGAGCGGATGCCGTATTCCTCGGTCTCGGGCACGTGGTCGGCAAAGCCGTTCAGCTCCTTGAACCACAGCGGATGCTGATGCGCGCGCTCGAAATCGAACAGCCCGGTGTGCAGCACCGACGACAGCGGCACGTCGCCGAAATCGGCCTCAATGATCTTGGCATCCGAGTTCAGCGCCCGCACGATCGATCGCGCTGTTTCGCGCCGGCTCGGCGAGGTCGCCGACACCTTGTTGAGCACGATGACGTCGGCGAATTCGATCTGCTCGACCAGCAGGTCGACCAGCGTGCGCTCGTCGTCGGCGCCGGCGACTTCGCCGCGGTCGCGCAGGAATTCCTGGCTGGCGTAGTTCGCCAATAGGCTGGCGGTATCGACCACCGTCACCATGGTGTCGAGCCGGGCGACGTCAGAGAGGCTGTCGCCGTTCTCGTCGCGGAATTCGAAGGTGGCCGCGACCGGCAGCGGCTCGGCGATCCCGGTGGATTCGATCACGAGTGCATCGAACCGGCCGCTCTCGGCCAGCTTGCGGACCTCGACCAGCAGATCCTCGCGTAGGGTGCAGCAGATGCAGCCGTTGGTCATCTCGACCAATGTTTCCTCCGACCGCGTCAACCCGCCATCCTGGCGCACCAGCTCGGCGTCAATGTTCACCTCGCTCATGTCGTTGACGATCACTGCCAGCCGCCGGCCTTCGCGGTTGGACAGCATCCGGTTGAGCAGGGTGGTTTTGCCGGCGCCGAGAAAGCCGGACAGCACGGTGACCGGGAGGAGGGGGTGATCCATGGCGGAAGGGCCTTCGATTGCAGGTATTGGAGGATTGCGTATGAAACGTTATAACATTACATAAAGGCCGGGCAAGCCTCCGAGCTCAAGCCGGAGCGGAAGCAGTTCAATTGATCGTGCGCAGGGGCAGTCGCGCAAGTACAGCCCCTGATTGCCATGTCTTGCGCCTCGCTCACGCCGACCTGCGCGCCCGGCGACCATTGAGAGGCCGTTGGTTCTGCAGTAAGGCTTATCGATGGTCGCTTTGCTTCGGCGCGCCTCTCACTGAAGCCTGTTTTCGGCCGCCGGCGCGCCCTTCCGGCGACGGACATTTTCACGGAACAGTTCAATGCCTGCTTATCGCTCGAGAACGACGACCCACGGCCGCAACATGGCCGGCGCGCGCGGCCTGTGGCGCGCCACCGGTATGAAGGATTCCGACTTCGGCAAGCCGATCATCGCGGTGGTCAATTCGTTCACCCAGTTCGTGCCCGGCCACGTCCATCTCAAGGACCTCGGCCAGCTTGTTGCGCGTGAGATCGAAGCGGCCGGCGGCGTTGCCAAGGAGTTCAACACCATCGCGGTCGATGACGGCATCGCGATGGGCCACGACGGCATGCTGTATTCGCTGCCGTCGCGTGAGCTGATCGCCGACAGCGTCGAGTACATGGTCAACGCGCACTGCGCTGACGCGATGGTGTGCATCTCCAACTGCGACAAGATCACGCCCGGCATGCTGATGGCGGCGATGCGGCTTAATATTCCGGCCGTGTTCGTCTCCGGCGGCCCGATGGAAGCTGGCAAGGTGGTGCTGAAGGGTAAGACACACGCGGTCGACCTGATCGACGCGATGGTCGCCGCCGCCGACAGCGCCATGAGCGACGAAGACGTGCAGACGATGGAACGTTCGGCATGTCCGACCTGCGGCTCGTGCTCGGGCATGTTCACCGCCAATTCGATGAACTGCCTCACAGAAGCGCTCGGCCTGTCGTTGCCGGGCAACGGCTCGGTGCTCGCCACCCATTCTGATCGCAAGCGGCTGTTCGTCGAGGCTGGCCACACCATCGTCGATCTAGCGCGCCGTTACTACGAAGGCGACGACGCCTCGGTGCTGCCGCGCAACATCGCGAACTTCAAGGCGTTCGAGAACGCGATGACGCTCGACATCGCGATGGGCGGCTCGACCAACACCGTGCTGCATCTGCTGGCCGCGGCGCGCGAGGCCGAACTCGACTTCTCGATGAAGGATATCGATCGGCTGTCGCGCCGGGTGCCGTGCCTCAGCAAGATCGCGCCTTCGGTGTCCGACGTGCACATGGAAGACGTGCATCGCGCCGGCGGCATCATGGCCATCCTGGGCGAACTCGACCGCGCCGGCCTGCTCGATACGTCCTGCACCACGGTGCATTCCGAAACGCTCGGCGCAGCGCTCGCGCGCTGGGACATCCGCCAGAGCAACAGCGAGAGCGTCCGCACCTTTTTCCGAGCGGCGCCGGGCGGTGTGCCGTCGCAGACCGCGTTCAGCCAGGACCGCCGCTACGACGAGCTCGATCTCGACCGTGAGAAGGGCGTGATCCGCGACGCCGCGCATGCGTTCAGCAAGGACGGCGGCCTCGCCGTCCTGTACGGCAACATCGCGCTGGACGGCTGCATTGTGAAGACCGCCGGCGTCGACGCCTCGATCCTGACCTTCTCGGGTCCGGTGAAGGTGTTCGAGAGCCAGGACGACGCGGTGTCGGCGATCCTGACCAACAAGATCGTCGCCGGCGATGTGGTCGTGATCCGCTACGAAGGTCCGCGCGGTGGTCCGGGCATGCAGGAGATGCTGTATCCGACCAGCTATCTGAAATCGAAGGGCCTCGGCAAAGCCTGCGCGCTGATCACCGACGGCCGGTTCTCGGGCGGCACCTCTGGCCTGTCGATCGGCCACGTCTCGCCGGAAGCGGCGGAAGGCGGCCTGATCGGCCTGGTACGCGACGGCGACCGGATCTCGATCGACATCCCGAACCGTACCATCAGCCTCGACGTCTCCGAAGCCGAACTCGCCAAGCGCGGCGAGGAAGAGCGGGCGCGCGGCGAAGCGGCGTGGACGCCCAAGGACCGCAAGCGCAACGTCTCGGCTGCGCTGCAGGCCTACGCGATGCTGACCACCAGCGCCGCCAACGGCGCGGTGCGCGATGTGAAGCGTCGGTTCGGTAAGTCGAACTAAGCGGCTGACTTACGGCTGGGCAGTTCTGTGTTGATGAGCTCAGAACTGCCCGCGACCGCTCTCAATACAACGACATTCTCGGGGCGAGGACGCATGGCATGTAGCAATGATGCTGTGCCTCAGCCCGACCGCCGCAGCACGGCCGGCCGCTGCCGCGCCGTACGATACGCGGTGACAGCTTCCCCGAAGGCCAAAAACAGCGCGCGGTTGATCGGATTGACCTGCGGATCGTATTCGGCGTGCCACTGCACGCCGAGCGCGAAGCCGGGCGCATCGGCGATGCGAATCGCTTCGATGGTGCCGTCCTCGGCGACGCCTTCGATCACAATGCGCGGGCCGGGCTCAAGAATGCCCTGGCCATGCAACGAATTCACCCGGATCAGATCGCGGCCGAGCAGGCGTGAGAACACGCCATCGGACGTAAGCTGCACGTTGTGGCGATCGGCGAACACAACGGTCGGATCGGGATGGATCTCGCCATTCTCCAGCCGCGGCATGCGGTGGTTCATCCGCCCCGGCAGCTCGCGAATCTCCGGATGCAGCGAGCCGCCATAGGCGACGTTCATCTCCTGAAAGCCGCGGCAGATCCCGAACAGCGGCACACCGCGCTCGACGCAGGTACGCACGAGCGCCAGCGCCAGCTCGTCGCGCGGCTGGTCGTAGGGCTCGTGGCGCGGATTGGGCTCGGTCTTGAAGTAGGTCGGATGCACGTTGGCCCGGCCGCCGGTGAGCAGGATGCCGTCGACCACCTCCAGCAGGTCCTCGATCTGGGCGAACTCTGACGAGCCGCCGAACATCAGCGGCAGCGCGCCGGCAACCTCGGCCACCGCGCGCAGGTTGCGCTCGCCCACATGCTGGACGGCAAACCGATTATCGACGAGATGGGCGTTGCCGATCACGCCGATCACCGCTCTGCCAGTCATCCTGTTCCTCCCTGACAACCATCGGACCATACAGCCAAAACGGCGAAAATCGAGCCCGACGCTGCTGCCTTAATTGGTTGCCTGCTCTGCACTGGCGATCCGTCTGATCAGCCGCTAGAAGCTGGCGCCAATCAGCCGAGTTCGTGCGGCGTCGAGCCGGCACGGGTTTGTATCTTCCCGAGGATCGCTCGCAGCCATGTGCCTCGCCCGATGTCGATGACCATCCTTGCCGGCGAGGCCGCCCGATGAGCGTCGTCTCGCGCCCGGACACGCCCGCTGTTTCGGGCCCTACCTCCGCTGCGCCGGCGGCTTCCGCTCCGTGGCGACTGCCTGCCGTGGTGCGCAATTTCGTGCGCAACCGGGAAATCGGCTTGGTGATGGTCGCGGTGGTGATCGGGCTGCTGTCCGGGCTGTTAGTGGCGATCATCTGGCGCCTGAGCGAATTCGCTCACGCGGTGTTGTTCAACATTCCGTTCGACACAAGGCTCAGCGCTAACGGCGTGATCTCCTGGCAACGGACGCTGCTGGTGCCGCTCGGCGGCGCGGTCATCCTGACGATCATTGGCGTGTTCTATGCAGGCCGCTTCAAGGGCCGGCTCGCCGACGCTATCGAAGCCAACGCGCTGTATGGCGGACGGGTGTCGATGCGCGGCAGCCTGCTGATCTCGCTGCAGACGCTGCTGTCGAATGGCTGTGGCGCGTCGGTCGGCCTGGAGGCAGGCTACACCCAGATCTGTGCGGCGTTCAGCTCGCAGATCGGCCAGCGGCTCGCCGCCCGGCGTGCCGACATGCGGCTGCTGGTGGCCTGCGGCGCTGCAGGTGCGATTAGCGCCGCGTTCACCGCGCCGCTTGCGGGGGCGTTCTTTGCGTTCGAGGTCGTGCTCGGCGCCTACACCTCGGCGAGCCTGGTGCCGGTGATCGCCAGCGCGGTGTCGTCGTGGCTGGTGATGCGGAATCTGGTGCACCCGTCGTTTCTGCAGATCCCCGGCGTGCCGACGCCAGCATCGG from the Rhodopseudomonas palustris genome contains:
- a CDS encoding gamma-glutamyl-gamma-aminobutyrate hydrolase family protein, which gives rise to MTGRAVIGVIGNAHLVDNRFAVQHVGERNLRAVAEVAGALPLMFGGSSEFAQIEDLLEVVDGILLTGGRANVHPTYFKTEPNPRHEPYDQPRDELALALVRTCVERGVPLFGICRGFQEMNVAYGGSLHPEIRELPGRMNHRMPRLENGEIHPDPTVVFADRHNVQLTSDGVFSRLLGRDLIRVNSLHGQGILEPGPRIVIEGVAEDGTIEAIRIADAPGFALGVQWHAEYDPQVNPINRALFLAFGEAVTAYRTARQRPAVLRRSG
- a CDS encoding DUF4424 domain-containing protein — translated: MHQNIAASAAAVAIALLTCCLPARANDTTAALTTGGLEFRTNADIEMLSEDLSISRERIDVRYRFLNRSSADQHVTVAFPMPEIDFSDASNIDVPNNDSDNFLNFRTKVDGREVTAQLEQKALVDKTDVTARLKALGVPLQPRAKATQTALEALPAQTQQQLLKDEIIRPDDYDAGKGMEHHLAPSWRLRATYYWEQTFAAGRELVVEHSYTPSVGGSVQTGITGQYTTAEQRKNYVHKFCTEPSFVTAVAAMTRKNGNQPPPEQRVSYVLTTGANWAKPIGDFHLTIDKGKPNSLVSFCETGVVKTGPTRFEVRKTNFKPGRDLNILIIDPPQ
- the zigA gene encoding zinc metallochaperone GTPase ZigA, whose product is MDHPLLPVTVLSGFLGAGKTTLLNRMLSNREGRRLAVIVNDMSEVNIDAELVRQDGGLTRSEETLVEMTNGCICCTLREDLLVEVRKLAESGRFDALVIESTGIAEPLPVAATFEFRDENGDSLSDVARLDTMVTVVDTASLLANYASQEFLRDRGEVAGADDERTLVDLLVEQIEFADVIVLNKVSATSPSRRETARSIVRALNSDAKIIEADFGDVPLSSVLHTGLFDFERAHQHPLWFKELNGFADHVPETEEYGIRSFVYRARRPFHPLRFQSFCNRSWPGVIRAKGFFWLATRPQHVGEIAQAGAMVRTSKRGLWWSAVPKTRWPDNVDWHEAMKPYFDPVWGDRRQEIVFIGTGEMDEAALRRQLDMCLVGEDAQFTPDAWQQLPDPFPSWAPAQN
- a CDS encoding CbbQ/NirQ/NorQ/GpvN family protein — its product is MKPALHAIDATLPAPPTYTPAGNECALFEHAWKRRVPLLLKGPTGCGKTRFVAHMAARLGLPLFTVSCHDDLTAADLTGRYLLKGGETVWVDGPLTRAVREGGICYLDEVVEARKDVAVVLHPLADDRRVLPLERTGEELQAPPHFMLVVSYNPGYQSLLKALKPSTRQRFAAIEFGFLAPEQEIAVVAAESGLPSERVAPLVALAGRLRKLKGHDLEEGVSTRLLVYCASLISEGLSVRDAVLASLIEPLTDDADVKAALIEVASAVMG
- a CDS encoding formate/nitrite transporter family protein, which encodes MVWLLPSAEGSQVWIIVVMTWLISAGGFMHIAAGSMEAFMLMLDGSVSIAQVFGGFVAPVLIGNVIGGTALFALLTYAQVMKEME
- a CDS encoding nitric oxide reductase activation protein NorD is translated as MLDFLELEETVGRAWHRLVGRAASYLEHPEHAAALIDCRAALGVMYRGFGGETAVQLAGSSARTSGHRLGWRQRIGLGEERLMQPGRDDATLFLPDRIALFADVALNRALYRWLAAWFAVAPTGSVQEADPLRRDVLLLRRAHATTQQVLAAYPGLRGAYHQLAAATAAARPRRALPRMESDLETAIQALLGAEVTPDPELWRMIVTDGEILVRSPPGYQPFLPCPLWGEVWTRDVEAAVCEADEIDEAASKPCSEPRRKAAKRKADDGPKRDPLALNRFEKILAMAEMVNVDRPTEDDDEHADKAADDLDEITIGKSTKKPASKFRFDLDLPPQAIEHSRLTAGTLYPEWDYKRGAYLPDHCRVLAQEAPEQGEAWQCSEATRALVRRVRRQFEALRPRHEVLRAQADGHDLDLDALVRSRCEIAAGDGGFDRFHLAARPQARDLAVTLLVDVSLSTDAWIDNRRVLDVEKEALTVLAHGIEACGDQHSILTFTSRRRAWVRVETVKGFGERMSPLVERRIVALKPGYYTRIGAALRHASAELAKQPQRKKLLLVLTDGKPNDVDHYEGRFALEDSRRAVQEARRSGIAVFGVTIDVDAQSYFPTLFGRAGYAIVGHIGRLPAALPGIYRNLMG
- the ilvD gene encoding dihydroxy-acid dehydratase; translated protein: MPAYRSRTTTHGRNMAGARGLWRATGMKDSDFGKPIIAVVNSFTQFVPGHVHLKDLGQLVAREIEAAGGVAKEFNTIAVDDGIAMGHDGMLYSLPSRELIADSVEYMVNAHCADAMVCISNCDKITPGMLMAAMRLNIPAVFVSGGPMEAGKVVLKGKTHAVDLIDAMVAAADSAMSDEDVQTMERSACPTCGSCSGMFTANSMNCLTEALGLSLPGNGSVLATHSDRKRLFVEAGHTIVDLARRYYEGDDASVLPRNIANFKAFENAMTLDIAMGGSTNTVLHLLAAAREAELDFSMKDIDRLSRRVPCLSKIAPSVSDVHMEDVHRAGGIMAILGELDRAGLLDTSCTTVHSETLGAALARWDIRQSNSESVRTFFRAAPGGVPSQTAFSQDRRYDELDLDREKGVIRDAAHAFSKDGGLAVLYGNIALDGCIVKTAGVDASILTFSGPVKVFESQDDAVSAILTNKIVAGDVVVIRYEGPRGGPGMQEMLYPTSYLKSKGLGKACALITDGRFSGGTSGLSIGHVSPEAAEGGLIGLVRDGDRISIDIPNRTISLDVSEAELAKRGEEERARGEAAWTPKDRKRNVSAALQAYAMLTTSAANGAVRDVKRRFGKSN